The DNA region GGTCTCCACAGGGAGGCAGAGTGGGGGATTATCTGGGAATGAGGGTTGTAACTAGGCCATGTACTATAATCTCTGAGGCCCATTTGGCAGAGAGTGGgcatgggggaggggggaagttaatttgtaatgatttttcttctctcttccctcccttccccccacccctttatttctccctttccctttcctggaGCCTGTGTGATAAAGATTAATTTGCTATTTCTGGGCCTGTGACATTTTTTGGAGCCTCCTGCTGGTTGCTGCCTCGATGCCAAACCTGGCTGGGCTCCAGCCAATGGGATAAGCAAGGAGGGGCCAAGGAAATATGGTGTTCACCATGGAGTAAGGAAGGAAGGAGCAAGGGACTCTGAAACTAGATTGTTATATGCATAGGAAGACTGACTGAGAGTGGGCCTGGGTGTGTGTTTGTAGATCCTGCACCTTAGGATGCAAGGCAGGAGTGTTAATGGCTGCACACAAGACTTGTTCCCTGGGGACACCCCAAGGGAAGATGTATCCTGGATCCTTTAGTTATGGCTTCAGTGAGCTAAAGGATTTAGCATTTGGAATCTGACCTCAGAACTAGGCTACTTCTGtctcttggtttttttttaatctcttcagcCTTCCTGGGCCCCCAAATGCCTCTCCACACATCTAACAAGATAGTAATGAGGAGGCCAGAAGGAACACAGTATTTCTGATGAGGTCTCCCAAGAGTGAGGTAGGGTAGAACTAAAGAAAGATAACTCCTTCCTCCCAACCTATTTTTAGCCTTCTTTACTAAGAGAAGAAGGTGGGGAGGGGCGATTGTCACCTGTCAGTGGATGATATTCTGCTCTTTCTCTACTAAATCTGTCATTTGTGGTTAACACATTCCTGTGCTCCATCCCTTCCCCCAAATCCATCTCAGCAAATAAGCACAAGCCCTGGATTGAAGCCGAGTATCAGGGCATCATCATGGAGAATGATAACACAGTCCTGCTTAACCCACCGCTATTTGCACTGGACAAAGATGCTCCGCTGCACTATGCAGGTAGGTGGGTAACAGCTTTGGAAAgggtgggaggcaggaggagacctCCAAAGAGACAGAGACAGGGTCAAATACATCCCTGTGCCAGATTCTAAGTCTGTTCAGGAAATGACCACCTACAAACCTTATTCTggaggagctccccagggaagtCTAAAGGCAATTTTGGATATATCTTGATTTAGGATCCTGTGAGATGTTTCCATTTGGGAGAGAAATGAGGGTGGAGCCAGCTACTTTTTGACGCAGTTCTGCTATTTACGAAGATCACATGCACAGTCCTGTTTCTATGAGTGGTGAAGAAAGCTGGTAGGGCACACTTTGTTTGCAGGTCCACATCCCTCACAGCGAGCACAAatctctgaaaattcagacaatGCTTCTctgagattttattttcctgGTGCTTGCTTAGGCTGTGCCTGGAGCTTTCTCATGCCTTCTCTCTCAGCTTTGGGAGAGAAAAGGTTGTGCCTGAGAGCTGAACTTTAGGATTTAGCTGACCCCATCTGTAATTCCCTGAAGGACTGTGCACATCCTCTGTGGGGGTGGATGAGACATCATTAATCTGCATGCTTTAGCTGTCTATCTGCAATAAATGGCCTATTTGGCctcattggggggggggaggagaaataaTGATTGCAAAGTGCTCCCTCAGTGCTGTGACTGTACAACCTTAATACAGCTAGCTTGAGCCTTGTAACCTCTAGTCTTTGCAGATGCTGGTTGTCTCCTTGCCGTGGGAATAGTCTCCAGTAGAGGGCAATCTATACCGTAAATGGCTGCAAGAGATGGTAGAAGGAACTCCTAGGGAACCAGAAATTGCACCAAAATGACAGGTGATAGTGAGGGAGAAAGGAGACTGTCAgttacaaaggaagaaaatataggAGAGGGAAGTGAGGGGACATACTGCAAGGGTGCAGGTGCACAACGAAAGGAGAACAGGGAAAAGGGTcacaaggaaaggaaaattacTGCTCTCCTCaagcctttcctttctccccttcctctttccccctgTGGGTACCAGGTGAAATCTGTGGCTTCCGGATCCATGGGGCAGGGGTGCCCTTTGAAGCTGTGATCTTGGACAAAGCTACAGGTGAGGGGCTGATCCGGGCTAAGGAACCAGTGGATTGTGAAGCACGTAAGGAGCACACGTTCACCATCCAGGCTTATGACTGTGGAGAGGGACCAGAAGGGGCCAATACCAAGAAATCACACAAGTAAGTCCATGTGGTGCTTACTGCATGTTACAAAATGCTGTCTGTCACAGAAGCGGAAATGAGAAATGCTGTGGGAGCTCTTCTTGTAGCCGAAAGGATTTTTCTCTAGCCTTGATCCCATAACGTTAATAGTACTCAGAGAGAAATGTGATGGTCCTGTTCACTGACTCTGTGAGCCACATGAGTGAATGCACTACAAATGAGGAGTGTTTGACAGTTGTGCCTAATGGTAGTGTCTTATGTTATTGCATATGCAGGAGGTCCAGATTATATTTTCAGTCCTTTAACTCTTTCTCTGGGATTGGAAACCTTTGTCCAAACTCCTATGAGCCAACACTGCTATGCTGAAACCCAGGTTTCTTTCCTTGTCCTTGCCTCTGATGGTTGGAACTGGAACTAGTGCACTTCAGGGGCACTGATTTGCAAGGAAGTTTAGGTGGCGTTTGGTTCGTCATCAACTGATAAGTTCTTACTCACATTTCTCTGCATCAGGGCCACAGTGCACGTTCGAGTAAACGATGTGAATGAGTTTGCTCCTGTCTTTGTGGAAAAGTTGTATCATGTGGCAGTGACTGAAGGAAAGCTGTATGATCGCATCTTGCGTGTGGAGGCCATTGATGGAGACTGCTCGCCACAGTACAGCCAGATCTGCTACTATGAGATCCTGACCCCTAACATTCCCTTTCTGATTGACAACGATGGTAAGAATCTGAACTGACCACGACCATGTCACACTCCCTTTCTGCCTTGTTCTCTCTCTGCCTGTCCCATTTGTTGGCAGATGTGTGCTATATGAACTGTGATTCTTCTAGCATTCCTATCCTTTTATTCCTATTCTATCCTTGTGCAGAGATGCAGCAGCCATTTTGTGGGATGCTGTAGTATGTTACAGAGAGGCACTcctttttggttgtttttgtaGTTGATCAGAAGTAAGAGTGGTTTCTAGAAGGAACATCTTTGAGGAGGCTGTCTTTCTTCTCCCTTGACCTCTTTGTTTTGCTAACCAGGGAACATTGAGAACACGGAGAAGCTGCAGTACAGTGGAGAACGCCTCTACAAATTCACAGTAACGGCCTATGATTGTGGAAAGAAGCGGGCTTCTGATGATGCTGAAGTAGAAATCCAGGTGAAACCCACCTGCAAGCCCAGCTGGCAGGGTATGAAACCTCCAGATAGAGTTCTGTCTTCCCTTTGCTTATGCTGAACTGCTTAGTCCTACTGATTGGGaatgtttatatatacatatataaatatgtgtgcaCATACATACAGTTCAATTCTGGCATCAACCCATCAGTCCCATCTAAGGTCACTGTATTGCAAAGCTACCAGAAGGCAATTCTAACATGGGGAAAACATTCCTTGTATTACTGGGAAATACTGTGCATTTGATAAGGCCCATAGACTGTATTCAGTATGGATTGATTTCTTTGGTTCATCTTGAGAATCTTTGGCTTTTCCAGAGGTGCTGTGTGCCCACAGATTCAGCTAAGTCAATAGAATTAAGGGGAAATCAACAGATAAATATCTGCTTTGCCTGATAAGAGAGGCTAAAAATCCAAGGGGCTAGCTGTAGAAGATGAGAATTTGGACTCTGTTCTTCTAGGAATTCTCCCCTTGCAGTGATCCCAGGCACGTAAGGTTGAATGGGTTGATTTTTCAATGCAGAAAGGGCCAAAAATCTCTAGTTTTGGCCCAGTCCATAGATGTCGTTTGTGTGAACCAAATGTTCTGGCCTTGGGTCCTTGGCAAGCCCTAActcctctttttctctcactctccttTGCTAGGCTGGAACAAGAGGATTGAGTACACACCGGGTGCAGGCAGCCTTGCACTCTTTCCCAGCATTCACCTGGAGACCTGTGATGAGCCCCTGTGGAACATCCAGGCCACGGTGGAGCTGCAGACAAACCACGTGGCTAAGGGCTGTGACCGGGATAACTACTCCGAGAAGTCACTACGCAAACTCTGTGGTGAATGATTCTTTCCTGAGCCAAGTGCAGCTCTCACAAAGCACCCTGCCCTTTCCCCTAAAGGGAGGCACAGTATTACCTCTGTACTTCACACAGGAGAGCTGCTGAGACACAATCCTCATATCTGCTGTGGTCAGCAGCGCTGTGACCTCACCTGATGCACTGAGGGCAATGAGGACCCTGCCTATATTACTAAGGGACTCCCAATGCTCTCCATGATGGAAAGCTGGAGATTTCTGTTCACTGTCCCATTAGACAGAGTCTGTGGGACTTTCCTCAGCACAGATGGAAAGTCACCATCCCATCCACATGTGGCCCATAGGCAGCTCTTCTCCCTGTGCTCTGCGAAGTTACAATGGGCCCTCTAGTACCCCCTTCTTCTGTGTCCCAGTTCCCAGGCTCATCAGTCTCCTGTTGTGACATTCCTGACTATTTCCTTCTTGATAGGTGCTGCCTCAGGAGAGATAGACCTGTTGCCTGTGCCTAGCCCCACAGCAAACTGGACTGCGCGGCTCTCAGTGCACTACAGCCAGGACAGCAGCCTCATCTACTGGTTCAATGGCAGCCAGGCTGCCCAGGTGCCTGTGGTGAATGGGCCAAATGCCCATGAGGGGCTGAGTGACCACTTCACCCTGTCTGTATGGATGAAACATGCTGTGGTGCCTAGcaaaggcaggagggaagaggagacGGTGATCTGCAGTACAGTGCAGAGTGGTGAGACACTTTTCCTGGGGAGCTGACACTTCTGCCCACTTCTAACTTCTTAGAAGGGATTGTCCTTGCAGGTGGAAATCTCTTTATTCCACAATGGGACCTGGGAAGGGGTCTCTCCTTAGGAACATATCTTCTCCAGCCTGCCAGCTCCTATCACATTTTTTGGGAACAGTTGAGCCCACTGTGAACACATGGTGCTGAATGCCAGTCATGCAGGCTAGCATGTGTTTCTGGGCTCTGGCTAGTGACACTGCTTTGAAGAGTGATATGTAACTCCCTGTGCTTGCCCCCTTGTAGAGGATGGCTACTCGCATTACTCTCTGGCTGTGCATGGCTGCCGAATTGCTTTCCTATACTGGCCATTGCTGGAGAGTGCAAGGCCTGTGAAGTTCCTTTGGAAGTTGGAGCAGGTGAGGAAGTGTTTGCCTTCTCTTCTTGTTCTTTCTCCTACTTGCTCTTGCTGATCCCTCCTTCTGCTGTCTGCTATAGGTCTGTGATGATGAATGGCACCATTATGCCCTCAACCTTGAGTTCCCCACTGTCACGCTTTATGTGGATGGAGTCTCTTATGACCCTGCTCTCATCCATGACAATGGCCTCATTCATCCCCCACGGCAGGAGCCCTCCCTCATGATTGGAGCCTGCTGGACTGGTGAGTGCCCACTCCCTGACCTATGCTGTTACCATAAGGGAAACAAGGGAGTGGAGGGAGAGCCAGAAGAGGTGGAAGAAACACTGCCTAATACTAAATGATGCAAACAACATTGCAGCCATCTCAGCACCTTGGCATCAAAACCAGTGTGGCTCCTTCTCTCCTCATGGGCCAAGCCAGGAGGTCATGGTAACAATAGCTCAGGAACAAGTGTCAATGGCAGCTTCACGTATAGCAGCAGTAGAACATGCAGACGGATAACCAGCTTTCAGGTGAAGGAGCGATGAAACTACCTCATTCAGGCACTGGCCTTTTTACCAAAGCTTCTCACCAGAGGGCAGGCAGTACTGTTTATGCTGCTGGTTGTATTGTTGAGGATTTGTGTGCCTTTAGGGTCTACATGGAGAAGTCACAAATCATTCTGCCCAGGAGATGAGTTGGTGGACAAAGACCAGGTTAGGAACCTAGTTAAGCCATTACCAGATTAAAACCAGTGCTGTGGAGATGAAAGACTGTCTTTCCAAGGTCTTTCAGTTCTCCTACAAGAATGGAGCAGGACAAAACCAAAGGAATTTGCCTGCTGCTTGTCATCACTCCACCAGAAACTGCCAGCAGGTCAGACCTTTCCTATAGTCCTGCTTCTGCCTGGTCAGGGATATTAATCAGGTTGGGATACTCTCCTGGAACCATCTGAGTTTCAAAGACTGACAAAAGTGGCTTTGTTGAGAACATGGCTAGGATCAGTGATAAATGAGAACCACTTAGTTCCTAGAATAGATATCAttgtgaaaggaggaaaaaaaaacatgctttcttccttttatcaGTAACTCATCCTACAGTCTCACCATCCCCTTCATGAGAGGCACTATGCTATCGCTCTTCCGGGATGTACTGTCTGTAAGGTTGAAGGGTGCACTGCAAGGCACATGACTCCAGAGCTGTTCTTTTGCGTTAGGTGATACCAGAGCTTGCTTGGCCCTGAGTCCACCCTCTTCCAAGGCCTAATTGCTTGTCTGAATGTTCTTCttttgcagaagagaaaaataaagagaaaaacagagtAAATGAGAACTTTACTGATACTGTACAAGGTAGGGTAAAGAAATAAGGTAGCTCTCTTCCCCTCTTTGCCATGCATGACTATCATTTCTTGCATTGTGCCTTTCTCATACAACTCCCACCCGGTCCTGTCCTGCCACCTCTCACCATCTTGGGGGGAAAACCCTTATTATCTGACAGACTGCTCCTTGACACCTTGATCTCTGTGGAGCATGAGAAGGTCAACGGGAGGACTACAGCCTGCTTTGAGAGACTGAGTGTGTTTTTCATGTGGAGAAATAGAACAGTCCTCATGCCTGGTCATTGAAGTTGGTCTCTGAAGAACACAACAGCTATTAGAGACATCAGGAGATGTCACCTCATCCCTAACTGTCTATAGAgcatatcatttttttaaaagccctcaCAGAAACCAGAGTGAGAAGGGGAGGAGAAATTGTTTCCATCTGGCATTCAGTGGTTTGGCAGAAACTTCTCTACACTACCCACTGTTCTCTGCCCTAGTCTTTCTGTCAGTCTGTTTTTCTCACTCTTCTCCCTGTCTGGAATTCCAAGAATTGTCATCTCCTAACTTTAACAACCCCTGTCTTTGTTGTCCTTGTTCCTCCCCATCTCATGTAcccctctgtttctctctttctttctcctttaacaTTTATATGACCCTCACtgttgcttttgtcttttcttccttcctctccctgtctCTCGCACCCTTCACCTCCCATGTTTCCCTCAGGAGATCCTCTGCCGATACACCACTACTTCCATGGTTACTTGGCTGGCTTTACTGTGCGGCCTGGCAGCTTGGAAAACCGGGAGGTTATTGAATGCCTCTATGCCTGCCGTGAGGGGCTTGATTACAGTGACTTCGACAGTCTGGGCAAAGGGATGAAGGTATGCTCATCTCCACAGCCTGCATGGGTCTCCtccactctcctccctgctttaCTTCCTAGGACTTTGCCTGCTCCTCCACCTCAGAGGGCTCCctgtctttctcctttgcatctcTCTTAACCTGGACTCTTGGCATTTGCCAAAGAAccctgaatattttcttctcttccacctGTAGGTTCATGTGAACCCCTCTCAGTCCCTGCTCACCTTGGAGGGTGATGATGTGGAAACGTTCAATCATGCAATCCAGCATGTGGCTTACCTGAACTCACTGCGCTTTGCTACCCCTGGAGTCCGGCCACTCAGGCTCACCACTACTGTCAAGTGAGTGGCCAAAACAGCACCTCTGGCTAAGCTCAGTAGGAAGATTACCTCTCTTTTGGCTAAAATTGCACTCCCACACCTTGTACTGTAACTCTGATTGATGCCCCTGCATAGTTAAGACTCTTTCTAGAAAATAATCATTAAAGTATCCAGATGCTTGCCTGGGGTCCATTCAGGTGTAGCAGAACTTCTGCTTTCGCTCATGATGTTCCAGGCATGTGGGctggttttaatttttctctaTGGTGTGTGGATGTCACCAAGACACTTGAAATACAGTGATGTCATTCCCAGCACATTTCTCTGTCTTGCACAGCAGGCTATAGGGAAGCTTTTGGAAGactgccagaaaaaaatattcccttCACTGGCAGTCATGGGCAGGAGATGCTCTTTGGCAATGGAGTGGATAGAATCTAGGGCCAACTAGTGcgttctccttctctccttcagatGTTTCAGTGAAGAGTCCTGTGTCTCCATTCCTGATGTGGAAGGCTATGTTGTGGTGCTACAGCCTGATGCCCCCCAGATCCTGTTGAGTGGCAATGCCCACTTTGCTCACCCTGCATCAGACTTTGAGGCACCTGATGGGGTTCCCCTGTTCCCCAACCTCCAGATCACCTGCTCTATTTCTCACCAGGTGGAGGCCAAGAAGGATGAGAGTTGGCATGGTACCGGTGAGTGGAGTACAGGGAGAGGTATAAGATAAACCAGAAAGATGTGCAAGTGATGCTGTTCTGCATAGGAAGTAGAGCCCCTCATGATGCCCAAACAGGGGAGAGCTTACAAATATAGAAGCAAAGCACATTGCCTGTAAATATGTAGGGTAATCAGTTCTTATCCCTTTCTGCTCCTCCTGGTACCTTTTCCATCCTCCCAGTTCCTTGCCTCactccctcctccttctttcccaggCTGCTGCTTCCTAAACCCTTTCACATTTTACCTACATTTCCCCTTACTGAATCTAACACTGGATGTTattcctcttctcctctccacTCCAGCACTTCCTCAGTCTCCTCCtacttctgtctctcctgcttCCCATATTTCTTTGCCCTCCAGACTCTTCCTGCACCACTTATTCCTATAAATTCTCCAGTTTGTTTCCTCACACCCTATAATATCTTGTCTCTCAATTTCCCTCCATTGCACTCAGATTCCTTTTCTGCACTCTATGTTCCACATGTCCTTTCACCTCTTTTGTCTCTCTTCTGCTAATCAGATTCTTTGCTCATAGTTTTCTGTTTAATAGCTAGAGATATGGTTACCTTTCCTGAAGATGCTCTGGATGTGCTTCCCTGTTTGCTTCAGTTAGTTTTTAATAGATCTCTTTCCTGGGGCCAGCTTTGCTTATACAATGATGAGTATCTTGACTTAGGGCAGGTTGGTCTTAGCCCTGCTGAAAGCAACTAGTCATTGAAAGTGGTTGCCATTTTGAGTAAGATAGGATCTCAAACATGGTTACCAGCAGCTGTGAGATACGGGAAAGCTTTCAAAAGCATTCAGTGTCTGGGAATGTGTGATATAGTTGTTGCTAATTTGCACATTGCCATCATCAACAGAGTCCTTATAGCCAAGATGTATTATCATGAACCAGTCCCATAATGGTATGTTGTTCCAAAATAGAGTGACTTTATTATGTGCATAAATAATATCATTAGAAACAGGGGGACTCCTCCAACAAATAATTAGACTAACAGTGATTTTACTCAAGATCAGTGTGAGCAGAGAAAGGGAAGTCATTATTTATGATGTGGGCACTTCTAAGTAAGTGGGTACCATTGTGAGTAACTCCTGCCTTGATTCATGTCTGTCTGGCTTTCTGGCCTCGTCTTCTTTCCTCTCAGTGACAGACACACGAATGTCAGATGAGATTGTGCACAACCTGGATGGCTGTGAGATCTCACTGGTAGGAGATGACTTGGACCCAGAGAGGGAATATCTGCTGCTGGATGCGGCATCCTTGCAGCAGCGGGGCCTCGAGCTTGTTAACACCTCTGCCTACCTCACCATCACAGGTATGTCTTCTCCTTGGCCACAGTTGTCTTTTTATGCCTCTTTCAATGCCTGTAAGGCATCACTAGGAGAAGCACTTAACCCAGTGTTAGAGATGCTCTGATGCACTTTGCAAGGTTCTGAGAGGTAGCCTTTTTCTGAACTACTGGTTTTTGAAGTCCCAGACCATTTCCTTGGAGAGATGGCTCCTCCTCCAGCACACAGTGCTAAGGCACAGTGTCTGAGCTCTGACTCAGCCTTGCATCACTCCTGACTTTCTCCCGTTGTCCTTGAGGTTTGATATTCTCAGATACCAGTAGCACTGGTGCAATGCTTCTGCCCTCTCCAGAACTTAACAGGACTGTTGCTCTAGATCTTTCCTTCCCTTTGACGTGTTTTAGCAATGCAAGCAAGGATTTCACCAGATCCTTTGCAGCTAGTTCCAAAACTGCTCCCTTCCATGAACCCAGCATTGCCTTAGCTGTCTCCATAGCTCTTAGGCTCTACAGGACTATTATGCTAGATAACATAGAAGCAGGAGCTTCCTCATCCCTCAGCAGTTCTCTCTTCTTGGTCTCAGGGGTGGAGAGCATTGCAGTATATGAGGAGATACTACACCAGGTCTCGTACCACATCAGCCATGGTGCTGCTCTTTATGAAAGGAAATTTCACCTGTCCTGCACTGAGATGAATGGGCGCTACTCCAGCAATGAATTTACTGTTGAGGTACAAGATCAATACATGCACATACAGTTGCTTCTGCGTGCATGGAGAGGAAATGGTGCAGAGGAATGCACAGCAATGTTGGCAGGATCACAATGAACACAGGGCTAAGTCTCACTCTCCCTCACTCTGGTCTTTCTGCAGGTGAATGTCCTCCACAACATGAACCGAGCTGCTCATCCTAACCATATTCTGAGTTCCCAGCTGTTCATGCACCGAGGCCATCACTTACCCCCAGAGCTATCTGGGCACAGTTTGGCAAGCGCCCATAGTGACTCTAGTATGTAACTCTATCTTTTGGTTTTATTCCCTTGGATCAGAATGTTCATTTTCTGATATCCTGGTAGAATCTATAGTACAGACTTCATTTCAGGCTCCCTACACCCATCTTACTGAGTTTTAATTATACTGTCCTGTCCCACTCTTCATGAGCAAATGGACTGCAGTCCAGATCAAATTGTGTTTTAGAGCTTGGTGTGACAATTATTCCCCTTTGTTGTGTTGCTTCTCTGATGTGCGTAGAAGTTGTCAGAAACCTACACCTGAGAAGGTCTAAAATGAGCAGCCATGAGCTGGTACTATTCCATTTGTGTATCTTGCAAatgtgctctgcagagctgggtaACGTGATTTCAGACAGAAGTGAAGAGAATCAAGGCTGGCACTGCTCTAAGAGGAGACAGAACTAGGTGGTGATCAGTAAGGCAAAAAAATATAGGAGACAGCACCCTGCAGACAGGAGGCCAAGAGGAGGATTCTTGCCCCCAGAACAGAGAGCGAAATGAGGACTGAATCCCAGACCAGAGATTTGATTTGTTGGTTTGACCTGGCAGCTCTGTGCCACAAGCATGAAAGCAGCCTAATTGGTTCCTCCTAGGTTGTGATAGCTCAAGGTCTGTTACAGAGGACTCTACATCATTTTTGGCCTCCTCCTGTAGGGAGCATGGATGCTTTGCCTTTGGTTCTAGCTTCTCGCAGCAACTGATTCAAAACTGGTCCAGTCTGCAGCTGAAACTGAACCACTGCAGGAATAGCATATGTGCTGGTAGAGCCCAAAAGATCTGCCTTTGCTACTCCCTTCCCCAGCTCTTCCTGaatgcagcagaagcagctagGTTCTGTACCCTTGCTGTACAGAACCACCCAAAATTAATCCAAGGAGAGCCTAGATAGGTTGTCCAGGAAAGATGATTATTTGGGGAATCAGGGCTCAACCTAGAAACCTAAATGGCTGTGCTGAGACTCTTTAGATGAATTTGAAATCTTCTCCTGTGGAGAAGCTGGACTTGGACTGTGACATTAAATTAAAAGACCATCACAACCCTCACCTCTGCCCCATGTGCAAAGCACACTTCTTTGGGCTTCCTTTCTTCTCTACTGCTTACTTAGAAATCACACCCTCATGTTTCTACCTCCCAAGGGTAGGATACAAATGACTACTATGTGACAAATTCTAGTTACCTCAGTAAGTGAAGACATGCAGATCCTACTGGCAAGACCTGATGTTAGAGGACCTGGGCATCCTGGGAAACTGTGCAGGCATTGAGTGAGGAtgcagcagcagaaggcaggAATTGCCTGTGCCCAGGGGAGTGAGTCAGGACGTTCCTGCCTAAACCAAGAATGCAAGCTCTGCCCAGCAGCCCTGGTTTCTATGGGTTAGGTGTGGGTCAGGTTGGAAATATATGTTTATGTGACAGACTCTGAccactcctcctccttttctctctccacaGTGGTCCTCAGTGCAGCCACTATCATCATTGTGGTGTGTGTGGGCTTCCTGGCACTCATGGTGATCCTTGGCATCCTGCGTATCCACTCACTTCACCGCCGGGAAGCAGGGCAAGAGgtccatggggctgttgcagggggGCACACAGGCACCAGCAGCAAAGACGGTGATATGTTCTGGGATGACTCAGCCCTCACCATCATAGTCAACCCCATGGAGGTGAAAAGCAGTCACAGTGGGTT from Apteryx mantelli isolate bAptMan1 chromosome 1, bAptMan1.hap1, whole genome shotgun sequence includes:
- the CLSTN3 gene encoding calsyntenin-3 isoform X2; the encoded protein is MGSPRPRASVLLPLLCLCALPLGGSSNKANKHKPWIEAEYQGIIMENDNTVLLNPPLFALDKDAPLHYAGEICGFRIHGAGVPFEAVILDKATGEGLIRAKEPVDCEARKEHTFTIQAYDCGEGPEGANTKKSHKATVHVRVNDVNEFAPVFVEKLYHVAVTEGKLYDRILRVEAIDGDCSPQYSQICYYEILTPNIPFLIDNDGNIENTEKLQYSGERLYKFTVTAYDCGKKRASDDAEVEIQVKPTCKPSWQGWNKRIEYTPGAGSLALFPSIHLETCDEPLWNIQATVELQTNHVAKGCDRDNYSEKSLRKLCGAASGEIDLLPVPSPTANWTARLSVHYSQDSSLIYWFNGSQAAQVPVVNGPNAHEGLSDHFTLSVWMKHAVVPSKGRREEETVICSTVQSEDGYSHYSLAVHGCRIAFLYWPLLESARPVKFLWKLEQVCDDEWHHYALNLEFPTVTLYVDGVSYDPALIHDNGLIHPPRQEPSLMIGACWTEEKNKEKNRVNENFTDTVQGDPLPIHHYFHGYLAGFTVRPGSLENREVIECLYACREGLDYSDFDSLGKGMKVHVNPSQSLLTLEGDDVETFNHAIQHVAYLNSLRFATPGVRPLRLTTTVKCFSEESCVSIPDVEGYVVVLQPDAPQILLSGNAHFAHPASDFEAPDGVPLFPNLQITCSISHQVEAKKDESWHGTVTDTRMSDEIVHNLDGCEISLVGDDLDPEREYLLLDAASLQQRGLELVNTSAYLTITGVESIAVYEEILHQVSYHISHGAALYERKFHLSCTEMNGRYSSNEFTVEVNVLHNMNRAAHPNHILSSQLFMHRGHHLPPELSGHSLASAHSDSMVLSAATIIIVVCVGFLALMVILGILRIHSLHRREAGQEVHGAVAGGHTGTSSKDGDMFWDDSALTIIVNPMESYQSCQERAAESSKDRASEGMEEDDDSSDSETPDSPDSNDMDDRHIMGKRDGSHHY
- the CLSTN3 gene encoding calsyntenin-3 isoform X1 translates to MGSPRPRASVLLPLLCLCALPLGGSSNKANKHKPWIEAEYQGIIMENDNTVLLNPPLFALDKDAPLHYAGEICGFRIHGAGVPFEAVILDKATGEGLIRAKEPVDCEARKEHTFTIQAYDCGEGPEGANTKKSHKATVHVRVNDVNEFAPVFVEKLYHVAVTEGKLYDRILRVEAIDGDCSPQYSQICYYEILTPNIPFLIDNDGNIENTEKLQYSGERLYKFTVTAYDCGKKRASDDAEVEIQVKPTCKPSWQGWNKRIEYTPGAGSLALFPSIHLETCDEPLWNIQATVELQTNHVAKGCDRDNYSEKSLRKLCGAASGEIDLLPVPSPTANWTARLSVHYSQDSSLIYWFNGSQAAQVPVVNGPNAHEGLSDHFTLSVWMKHAVVPSKGRREEETVICSTVQSEDGYSHYSLAVHGCRIAFLYWPLLESARPVKFLWKLEQVCDDEWHHYALNLEFPTVTLYVDGVSYDPALIHDNGLIHPPRQEPSLMIGACWTEEKNKEKNRVNENFTDTVQGDPLPIHHYFHGYLAGFTVRPGSLENREVIECLYACREGLDYSDFDSLGKGMKVHVNPSQSLLTLEGDDVETFNHAIQHVAYLNSLRFATPGVRPLRLTTTVKCFSEESCVSIPDVEGYVVVLQPDAPQILLSGNAHFAHPASDFEAPDGVPLFPNLQITCSISHQVEAKKDESWHGTVTDTRMSDEIVHNLDGCEISLVGDDLDPEREYLLLDAASLQQRGLELVNTSAYLTITVVLSAATIIIVVCVGFLALMVILGILRIHSLHRREAGQEVHGAVAGGHTGTSSKDGDMFWDDSALTIIVNPMESYQSCQERAAESSKDRASEGMEEDDDSSDSETPDSPDSNDMDDRHIMGKRDGSHHY